From Kwoniella pini CBS 10737 chromosome 5, complete sequence:
CAAATATAAATACAGGTTTACTTCATCGAGCATTCTCAGTATTCCTTTTCAGACCTTCAGATGGTAGACTACTCTTACAAAAGCGTGCAGATGAGAAAATCACTTTTCCAAGTATGTGGACGAATACTTGTTGTTCGCATCCTTTGAGTATCAAATCGGAATTGGTAGAAGAGAATCAAGCAGGTGAGTGTCTTTGTTTGTCATGAGCTATGGAGCTGTGGGATGCGCTTCGAAGGACATGGAACGGAGGAAGAATCATAAACGGACAGAGAAATGACCAGATTATTGGTGTATCGTGTGACGTTTTATTGACGAATAATCCATCTCTATAGGTGTCAAATCAGCAGCAATTCGAAAATTACCACAAGAACTTGGTATACCGTCATCGCAGCTGAAAGACGAAGATTTCATTTACCTCACTAAAATTCACTACTTAGCCCCAAGTGATGGTCTATGGGGTGAACACGAGAGTGAGTTTTACTACCTATTTTCAGCATAGCGCCTACATATGGTCATTTTACTGCTGTCGCTTCATGAAATCGTCGCATAGGACCAATTTGTGCTGACTTTTCCAATTGCTGTATTAGTCGATTACATACTTTTCTCAACTTTGGATGTGGATCTAGACTTAAATCCTAACGAAGTTAGCGATGCTAAGTACGTTTCTAAGGATGAGTTAGAAGCTATGTTTTCAGACTCAGGTAAGCTCGATCTCATCAATATTTCCGTCCCAAGAGTTGTAATCCTTCAATCCGGTATTGCAAAATTGGAACTACGAAATCTTATcacgatgatgaagcttgCTGAACGCGTGACCTATCGCCTTTTCTAGATAACTCATTCACACCTTGGTTCAAGCTTATCGCTCGAGATCTCTTATATCCTTGGTGGGACGAAATGCTTGTCAAGTCAAAAGTAGAGGGAACAGGGAAGGTTAATGCAAGAGTGTTAGCTAATGGTCCTAAAGTTGGAGAATTGattaaaatgatttaaatagATTGGGTTATAGGTTTTATTTGGGTTTTGGacatttcttctaatatatatatatatatatgtaatTCAGCAACTTAACATTATATACGATTAATTCATGCATTTTACATCATGTTCACATCAAAGTCAATCATCTGCATTTTATCGTACTAGGctacaacaacaaaaatATATTCGAGGCTTATATACAAAAAAAATCCCATTTGCTTCCAATTTCGATAAGAATGATACTTGTGTgcttttttttaaatagTCAAAACACCTCTACTTCGTCTACCATCCCACATTCCACCTTTTCCACTTCTCCAATCTAATCCTCTATTTTCTAACCAATCTATTGCAGCAGAACTACTACTTAAACAATTAAACCaaactttttcattttttgtaaaattattttctaACATATATGCTAAATGTCTATGAAATAAAGGAAAAATAAGTCCAtaagaagttgaaagtgaAATAAATTGTGAAACTACATGAGAAGGAGTTGAagaataatttgaaaataaagcGGGACTATTAAATAAcgaaaaaagaagaaagaattaacaattttttgtcatcaaataattttaaaaagCTTACTTTGCTAATAAACCTCTTGCAGCCATTACTCCTGTAACACCTGTTTTTTCTCTCATATTTATTACATCTTCATAAGTCCATATATCTCCATTACCTGTACATGGAACTTGACCATTAACAGTTTCTACAGCAAATTTAATACCTTCTAAATTAACTGGATCAGTTGAAGGTTGATGTCTTGTTCTACCATGAATAGAAAGATATGATATACCAGCTTGAAGAGCATTTCGAATCAAAGTTTCAGTTTGCctaaaaaggaaaaatagTAAATCAAAGTTGAAGGTTTAATTAGCTCTCCAGGATTCAAGTTTTGAATACAATTTAAATctagatgaaaatgatactTACTTTTGATCAGGATCaattctaattttaattgaaacaCTCCAACCCCAACCCATTCTATCTCTAACTGATCTAATCATTTCTCTAACTAATTCAGGTTTTCTTAATAAAGCACATCCAATACCTTCATTATATGCCCAACGTTGTGGACATCCacaatttaaatcaattccatcaacaaaaggtgaaattaattCACAAGCATCAAttaaagattttgaatttggtgaagcAAATTGTGCAATTAAATTTCCTCTAATTAATTCTGAATTTTTATTAGGTTTAATTGGTGTTGAAGGTATTctattttgataatttcctTTATAATATgtaattaaatcattagtatcattctttctatcatcttcaggatGATTTAATCTAATAACTTGTTTtacttttttatttgaatttgaatttaatgaagGATTCATCCAATATAAACCTCTTTCACAAGAACTTGTTGAAAAATCTGATATTCTAGCTATTTGTGCTCTTGAAAATTCTTCAGCTAATATCATAGGTGTATGTGTAATTTGAGTTTCATATAATGAAACTAAATGTCtaaaaggtaattttgaACATCTTACTAAAGGTGCTAAAATATTAGGTTCATAATGTGATAATAATtctgaaggtggtaaagtaAGTGGTTCAGGAAGTTCTGCATAGAGCTGTTCGTCGGTCGCGTCAAAGTCAACCGATGGCATATTCAAGAAGCTTTAGTCGTGGACGAAGTCGAAGATAGAGGTTCGGCGGTAGAAAATAGGATTGAATACAGTAGAGTAGTTCACAGATGAAGGAAGATTAGATATACATGACGAAAAATGTTCACAAATCCGCATCTCAGTGAACTCgaaaagtggaggtcaaAGAAATGGTTTACGGAAATGACGGCTCTGAGAGAAATCCGCAAAGACATGCTAAGAAAACACAGAGGCCCAAAATATGAAAAGTGCATGCTTATATGATAATATTCGTACTTTTAATGCCattatgatgattataGGGAACCTATTAATTGTACAATAAATATATCTGGTCGTCATTTCATGTCTCGACGACCGCTCTTCCTTCGACAGCTTCCAAGATACATCTCATCCCCGCTCGGTCAGCCACAAGGACCTATCGCCTGACTTCTTTGCTGTAAGTTTGAATTGCCATACAAGGATAGATAGTGATGGTTAATCATACGAAGAGAGGTTGAAGGGTATTCGGAACAACAAGGAAAAATGCGTTTAAAAGTTGGGCAAGACATATTCAATCAGTATTTTGACTTCATCAGTGGAATCCGAATCGGATGAGGGCGATGTACTTACTCTAATAATCCCTTTGCTTCGTTCACTTTACCAGCCAAATAAGGTGACCCACCCCTATCAGGATGATTGGCCAACATCAGACGTCTATGAGCATCCTTCAGTTTATTCGACGTTATTGGGTCTCTGAATCAAGTACGAAGCATGTCAGCCAGATGAATAGCTTCAATTCTCAGTATGGTAGGTCGAACAGATCTCGCGGTACCTCTCAGAGGCATCTAGGAATACCATACTCGGCTAAATGTCAAGGTATTGCACTCACTTCAAGCCTAATACCTGTAATGCTTCTGCTTTATCCATCTTTCCTTTAAATCCACCTTTCAAGAATTTATCCGCACCACTTGCTGATGCTCTAAACATTTGATATCCTACTCGACCTGCTAATCCTGCTCCTAGGAGACTGAGTCCGATTACTGTTGCCGAAGCCATGATGATGAGGGCGATAAATTGGTTTGACAAGTGAATTATTCGATATAGGTCGGATCTTAATATTCGTTTTGGGCGATCGCAATTAAAAGAATGCGTGTTTCTGTCGAGTATGATCGAGTGACGTCTACCTTGATATGAATTTATACAACTTTGAGAGTATAATTGGCGGCAATAACAAATATCCTATGCATGACTCTTCATCCGAAATCTCAACAATAATCACTTCGATGAAATTGCTTCCGTCGAGGCGAGCCATCATGCCACATTAACGAAAACACCGTAGCGATAACGCCGAAAAAGCGAAACTGCCACctaattttcaattttcaacaCCCTCACCCTCGTGCTCACTACCAGCATTATTGGAATAATACTtctaatcaaattcattaaacatctcttttcctttctcttcaaCCCTcaaaaaatacaaaaagCTTGACTTCTGTTTTACCCGTCAAAAGAGCAGCAAAAATGGCCCCCGTCAAGAAATCCAAATCCGCCAAAGCTTCCGAATCTATCAACACTAGATTACAACTTGTTGTCAAGTCCGGAAAGGTGTGTTTGGTGTTTCATTGGACGTTTGGTTTGAATGGATGAAATACAGTGGAATAGATTATGATGGGGTAGATGAATGGGgatggatttgaagaaaatgtGAAAAGGAAACAAGTCGCTGATTGgtatgattgatattaGTTCACTCTCGGTTACAAGCAAGCTCTTAAGCAATTGAGATCCGGAAAATGTGAGTACAATAAAAACTCCCAAGGGATGATCTACGGACCATTTCCTTTGTTTTTATGGAGGCTGGAGCCGTAAGGCTGAGAAGGTTCTCCTTGCTGACTGTTTCGTTATCTATTCTATGCTTTTCCCTATTCATTTAATCAACCAAAATCGACAAATAATGAATACTCTTTCATCTATTACTTACGATATCCTACTGACCATCCCATGATGCGTTCTTGGATGGACATCGACAATAATCacaaaattaaaatcacACCATAAATAGCCAAGCTCATCTTGATCTCCAAGAACTGTCCTCCCATCAGAAAATCCGAACTTGAGTACTACGCTATGTTGTAAGTACCAAACCGTCCTCACTTTGAGTCAAACGTGCTGATTCTAAGGGGATATAACAGGTCCAAGACCAACGTCCACCACTACGATGGTTCTAACGTTGACCTCGGTACCGCCGCCGGTAAAATGTACAGAGTCGGTGTGATGTCCATCCAAGACGCTGGGGACTCTGACCTTGTGAGTTGTTCAGAAGTCGAACCTTTTTTGTAAACAACGGCTAACTCGATGTCCGTTATTTCAGCTCCAAGTTGAGACCGCTTAAACGTGATGCAGGTATTTTTAGCTCATGCATTGTATTTATACGGGTACCATTTTCCCCTTGGGTCCTGCATCGCAAGCACAAAAAGCAGATAACATGGAGATGAAAGCATAAAGACATTCCATTAAATGgagttgttgttgttgggAATCTGACTGCATAGTTTCATTAAACATTACCTCCGAGTTATTCTCATGATCTTTACTTCAGTGCCTCTATCAAGAGCTGAATCCCAAAATGTCGgattttcttcatccatacgtggtaaatcaataatatcGACCCGTAGACGACATTGCTCTGAAGATCATTATCAGGTTTACATCCTGTTAGCTAAATCAGGAAAGAAATGACTGACCACATGTGTCTAAGAATAGATTGAAAGTTTGACAATTCCGTATTGTAGCTGAAATGATAGCTTgtacatcatcatcctttcTACCAATTAAAACGCTAATTGCATTGATTAAAGGCTGTACGAGATCTGGATCGTATATCTAGCAAAAGGAATCAGCGTTGTGGTCTTTGTATTATTCAGGAATGTCTGAATGAGACATACCACATCAGCAGCTATTATTGtccttttttcttcattcaaTTGTTTCCATATATTAGGTCTAACCTCCAATGGTATTGAAGCGTCTGTCCAATCGAGAGATTTAACGCTAATGCTCCTAGACGTTGACAAATCTGAAAAATCCAGCTTTAGCGTTAAGATTTTCATCTGCGAATATTGTAGATATCTGGctgaattaaaaattggGTAAAACTCACTCAATGATACATTATACTTCAACCTTGCTAAAGGAGTTTGTGATTCGCCTTCTTGATAAGTTTtgtcaaatccaaattgatcttcttcttgatcttttcctAAATCAGTTGAAACTAcatcaaaatttaattgagCTAATAA
This genomic window contains:
- a CDS encoding isopentenyl-diphosphate delta-isomerase, giving the protein MTTVLTETIPPSLPTTTTISLDAYDEEQVKLMEERCILVTPEDKVYGEESKKTCHLMANINTGLLHRAFSVFLFRPSDGRLLLQKRADEKITFPSMWTNTCCSHPLSIKSELVEENQAGVKSAAIRKLPQELGIPSSQLKDEDFIYLTKIHYLAPSDGLWGEHEIDYILFSTLDVDLDLNPNEVSDAKYVSKDELEAMFSDSDNSFTPWFKLIARDLLYPWWDEMLVKSKVEGTGKVNARVLANGPKVGELIKMI
- a CDS encoding 60S ribosomal protein eL30 encodes the protein MAPVKKSKSAKASESINTRLQLVVKSGKFTLGYKQALKQLRSGKSKLILISKNCPPIRKSELEYYAMLSKTNVHHYDGSNVDLGTAAGKMYRVGVMSIQDAGDSDLLQVETA